The following are from one region of the Rosistilla carotiformis genome:
- a CDS encoding SGNH/GDSL hydrolase family protein, translated as MIRNVCTLLMFCLVVPAWGQQTETDLQLTLPPEIYAVPGVPTNIYFDNIVLTQTPDKFRFDVVCDFGQSEQHHWTWTPTAGDVGVYPLRVDLYAADGTLLDSASSVLRVTAGAASPSPEPIRILIIGDSLTHASAYPNEIARLMTEEAKQPWRMLGTHKPASAAADVAHEGYGGWTWWNFVNKYEPNPDGTYRKRSSPFVFLNDESKPVLDMPRYFKEQCDGQLPDYVVIKLGINDLFTAPAGDVAGIDAKIDTVFGYADQLIAAIRSAAPDATIGICLTTPPNARQEAFEANYKDRYSRWGWKQIQHQLVQRQMKYIADKSDPQIQIVPTQLNLDPVDGYPANNGVHPNKSGYQQIGGSIYAWLQHELAAAAARSGE; from the coding sequence ATGATCCGAAATGTTTGCACGCTCCTAATGTTTTGCCTGGTCGTTCCCGCCTGGGGGCAACAGACTGAAACCGATCTTCAGCTGACCCTGCCACCGGAAATCTATGCCGTTCCGGGGGTCCCAACGAATATCTACTTCGACAACATCGTGCTCACGCAGACTCCCGACAAATTCCGCTTCGACGTCGTCTGCGACTTTGGCCAATCCGAACAACACCATTGGACTTGGACGCCAACCGCTGGGGATGTCGGCGTCTACCCGCTACGTGTCGACCTCTATGCAGCCGATGGCACATTGTTGGACTCCGCGTCGAGCGTATTGCGTGTGACGGCGGGAGCTGCATCGCCCAGCCCTGAACCGATTCGAATTTTGATCATCGGTGACAGCCTGACGCACGCGTCGGCCTACCCCAACGAGATCGCGAGGCTGATGACGGAAGAGGCGAAGCAACCTTGGAGGATGCTGGGAACCCATAAGCCCGCATCGGCCGCAGCGGATGTCGCGCACGAAGGTTACGGCGGATGGACCTGGTGGAACTTTGTCAACAAATACGAACCGAATCCCGACGGCACGTACCGTAAACGAAGCAGCCCCTTTGTCTTTTTGAACGACGAATCGAAGCCGGTTCTCGACATGCCTCGCTACTTCAAAGAGCAGTGCGATGGCCAGTTGCCCGACTACGTCGTGATCAAACTGGGGATCAATGATCTGTTCACTGCACCCGCGGGGGACGTCGCGGGGATCGATGCCAAGATCGATACCGTGTTTGGATACGCCGACCAATTGATCGCCGCCATCCGCTCGGCGGCGCCCGACGCGACGATCGGCATCTGTCTGACCACGCCTCCCAACGCGCGGCAGGAAGCGTTTGAAGCGAACTACAAGGATCGCTATTCGCGTTGGGGTTGGAAACAGATTCAACATCAACTGGTTCAGCGGCAGATGAAGTACATCGCCGACAAATCGGACCCGCAGATCCAGATCGTCCCCACGCAATTGAATCTCGATCCCGTCGACGGCTATCCCGCCAACAACGGTGTGCACCCTAACAAGTCGGGATACCAGCAGATCGGCGGTTCGATCTACGCCTGGCTGCAGCATGAGTTGGCCGCAGCGGCCGCGAGGTCGGGCGAGTAA
- a CDS encoding DUF1559 family PulG-like putative transporter, with translation MVRKGFTLVELLVVIAIIGILVGLLLPAVQSAREAARRMQCSNNLKQIGLAIHNYHDTYQSMPPGHVNVGGTMANADPDYRWGWNAQILPFIEQQAVLDAIHFGNWNIRSCADNATTRAAMANPISAYRCPSDIAPETNNECPMASQRTATSNYIGVHTSDYWLDQACSDSQQRGGCFYGEGVVKFRDVLDGLSNTLMVGERKWQTRDKNGQVETSGAAHAFGIVRWDDWHRGYIYGIGVYRQNMDGLDFLNGSTNRTKQGFSSFHPGGAQWVLADGSVTFLANTIDAHFDSRGVQADPTGSVTDTTRRVIDTVWERLLARADGQPVARP, from the coding sequence ATGGTCCGCAAAGGATTTACGCTCGTTGAATTATTGGTCGTTATCGCAATTATTGGAATTTTGGTCGGGCTGTTGTTGCCAGCGGTTCAATCGGCGCGCGAAGCAGCGCGACGGATGCAGTGCAGCAACAACCTGAAACAGATCGGATTGGCGATTCACAATTACCATGACACCTATCAAAGCATGCCTCCAGGACATGTCAACGTGGGTGGCACCATGGCCAACGCCGACCCCGATTACCGCTGGGGCTGGAACGCCCAGATTTTGCCGTTCATCGAACAGCAAGCGGTTCTCGACGCGATTCACTTTGGCAATTGGAATATCCGTTCGTGTGCCGACAACGCGACCACCCGCGCTGCGATGGCGAATCCTATCTCGGCATATCGTTGTCCCTCGGATATTGCGCCGGAAACCAACAATGAGTGTCCGATGGCAAGCCAACGAACCGCGACGTCCAACTACATCGGCGTTCACACAAGCGATTATTGGCTTGATCAAGCCTGCTCCGATAGCCAACAACGGGGTGGATGCTTCTACGGCGAAGGAGTTGTCAAATTTCGCGACGTGTTGGACGGCCTTAGCAATACGTTGATGGTGGGTGAACGCAAATGGCAGACACGCGACAAAAATGGTCAAGTCGAGACGTCGGGAGCTGCCCACGCATTTGGCATTGTTCGCTGGGACGACTGGCATCGCGGCTACATTTATGGCATCGGTGTCTATCGTCAGAACATGGATGGATTGGATTTCCTTAATGGCAGTACGAACCGCACCAAGCAAGGCTTCTCGAGCTTTCATCCCGGTGGTGCCCAGTGGGTGTTGGCCGACGGTAGCGTTACTTTCCTGGCCAATACGATCGATGCTCATTTCGACTCGCGGGGAGTTCAAGCGGATCCCACCGGTAGCGTTACCGATACGACGCGCCGTGTGATCGATACCGTTTGGGAACGTCTGCTTGCACGTGCGGATGGCCAGCCAGTCGCCCGCCCGTAG
- a CDS encoding FAD-dependent oxidoreductase encodes MTSRQRRQFLKTATAGAMLGPAGLLIHQRANGEVLQDTGSFPDISRGQVVRTSGKLVDAAAFEENSRRIPVAGHRQVLVCGGGPAGIAAALASARSGAKTQLLELAGCLGGVWTAGMLTKILDAGGKSGIMKEILGALAAQGSDVAKDSGGTVYDPELAKVVLEEMCVDAGIEICLHTMVVGAVVNDKNQLVAVITESKSGRQVWTADRFIDCTGDGDLAAQAGCQFDLGFGADCVCQPMSMMALITGPEPEDVQEFIRETGASAKPRFLKFMRDAGIDPSYRAPTLRHLHSGIYSIMTNHEYGVSAFDAAAITKATIEGRREVHEIVRGLRKLGGVWKDLAVVATAEQIGVREGRRVKGRYTITSEDIATGLKHPQSVCNAKFPIDVHSLELAGNPEDIEKLRARGVKRYDIPYPSLVAADVDGLLMAGRCISGDFFAHSSYRVTGNAVPMGEAAGQAAAESIRQGVMPHELQWKSGSPRPS; translated from the coding sequence ATGACCTCTCGACAGCGCCGACAGTTTTTGAAGACCGCAACCGCTGGCGCCATGTTGGGACCGGCAGGTTTGTTGATTCATCAGCGGGCCAACGGAGAGGTTCTGCAAGATACGGGAAGCTTTCCCGACATCAGCCGCGGCCAAGTCGTCCGAACCAGCGGCAAGCTGGTCGATGCGGCGGCGTTTGAAGAAAACAGCCGGCGGATTCCGGTCGCCGGACACAGGCAGGTGCTGGTCTGTGGCGGTGGGCCCGCGGGAATCGCGGCGGCTTTGGCGTCAGCTCGCAGCGGAGCGAAGACGCAGCTGTTGGAGCTGGCCGGTTGCCTTGGCGGCGTTTGGACTGCGGGCATGCTGACGAAGATCCTCGATGCTGGTGGCAAGTCGGGGATTATGAAAGAGATTCTGGGGGCGCTTGCGGCCCAGGGTAGCGACGTCGCCAAAGATTCCGGCGGGACCGTCTACGATCCCGAACTGGCCAAGGTCGTCCTGGAGGAGATGTGTGTCGACGCGGGCATCGAGATCTGCCTGCACACGATGGTCGTTGGTGCGGTCGTTAACGACAAGAATCAATTGGTTGCTGTGATCACTGAATCGAAGTCGGGACGTCAGGTTTGGACCGCCGATCGCTTCATCGATTGCACCGGCGATGGCGATCTGGCTGCCCAAGCCGGCTGCCAGTTCGATCTCGGGTTTGGTGCCGATTGCGTCTGCCAACCGATGTCGATGATGGCGTTGATCACCGGTCCAGAACCGGAAGATGTGCAGGAGTTCATTCGCGAGACGGGGGCGTCGGCGAAGCCGCGGTTTCTGAAGTTCATGCGCGATGCGGGGATCGATCCGTCCTATCGGGCTCCGACGCTGAGGCATCTGCACAGCGGAATCTATTCGATCATGACGAATCACGAATACGGCGTCTCCGCCTTTGACGCCGCAGCGATCACCAAGGCGACGATCGAGGGGCGACGCGAAGTGCACGAGATCGTCCGCGGGCTGCGGAAACTCGGCGGCGTCTGGAAAGATTTGGCAGTCGTTGCGACAGCCGAACAGATTGGCGTTCGCGAGGGGCGACGCGTTAAAGGTCGGTACACGATTACCAGCGAAGATATCGCGACGGGACTGAAACATCCTCAATCGGTCTGCAACGCGAAGTTCCCGATCGACGTCCATTCGTTGGAGCTGGCGGGGAATCCCGAGGATATCGAAAAGCTGCGAGCGCGTGGCGTGAAGCGGTACGATATCCCGTATCCATCGTTGGTCGCGGCGGATGTCGATGGGCTGCTGATGGCCGGGCGTTGTATCAGCGGCGACTTCTTCGCCCATTCCAGCTACCGCGTCACCGGCAACGCGGTTCCGATGGGCGAAGCGGCTGGGCAAGCCGCTGCCGAATCGATCCGCCAAGGCGTGATGCCTCACGAATTGCAGTGGAAATCGGGCAGCCCACGGCCGAGCTGA
- a CDS encoding DUF421 domain-containing protein codes for MFEKWIHASPNQLGMILLSTVCVYAAILVYTRVSGLRSFSKMSAADFAMTIAIGSLFGATISTPSPTLLMGGFALLCVFVGQTVVAWLRRKSPAISKLVDNQPLLLMAGSEILRGNLRRANLTEADLRGKLRQSNVYRYDDVLAVVFETTGDVSVLQRDDRNAPPDQEIFEGVIDSDRLNLQRCQSQTSGRFTEPCPR; via the coding sequence GTGTTTGAAAAATGGATCCATGCGTCGCCGAATCAACTGGGAATGATTCTGCTTTCGACCGTTTGCGTCTATGCCGCGATCTTGGTCTACACACGCGTCAGTGGGCTACGCAGTTTCTCCAAAATGTCCGCCGCTGATTTTGCCATGACGATTGCGATTGGATCGCTGTTTGGTGCGACGATCTCCACCCCCTCGCCAACGCTGTTGATGGGAGGCTTTGCGCTGCTGTGCGTCTTCGTCGGCCAAACCGTCGTCGCCTGGTTGCGTCGCAAGTCACCCGCGATTAGCAAACTTGTCGATAACCAACCGCTGCTGCTGATGGCCGGCAGCGAGATCTTGCGAGGGAACTTGCGTCGAGCGAATCTAACCGAAGCCGATTTGCGCGGCAAACTCCGCCAATCGAATGTCTATCGATACGACGATGTGTTGGCCGTTGTTTTTGAAACCACCGGCGACGTCTCGGTCTTGCAACGCGACGACCGCAACGCGCCGCCAGATCAAGAGATTTTTGAAGGTGTTATCGACAGCGATCGCCTGAACCTGCAACGTTGTCAGTCCCAAACAAGCGGTCGATTCACAGAACCGTGTCCGCGATGA
- a CDS encoding glycosyltransferase family 2 protein: protein MQLSVLTIVRGREKHLYNQWLGLMRSSLSPAQWIIVGMDQDVALPPEVLSHRRPVQPATARHHEAAAATATQTLETRIDVRTARVDGDGDQLPLAEARNRAAEMCQTDGMIFLDVDCIPAPTMLETFRQALRDDPRLWMGNVRYLPEGAASDGWQMDDLDRLAVDHPLQPRLQPGERQKSRRYELFWSLCFAATRPTFDRIGGFDRSFDGYGGEDTDFAFAARQQKVPFGFVAATAYHQHHPVCKPPLNHFHAIVRNAKRFQQKWGVWPMESWLHGFAQRGLVEFQPADDLLTIVREPSPEEVRQARTTTAAGF, encoded by the coding sequence ATGCAGTTAAGCGTCTTAACGATCGTGCGCGGTCGCGAAAAACATCTCTATAACCAATGGCTTGGCTTGATGCGTTCCTCGCTGTCGCCAGCCCAGTGGATCATCGTAGGGATGGATCAGGACGTCGCGTTGCCTCCGGAGGTGCTCAGCCATCGCAGGCCGGTTCAGCCGGCGACGGCCCGTCACCACGAAGCCGCTGCCGCCACGGCGACGCAAACACTCGAGACGAGGATCGACGTGCGAACCGCTCGCGTCGATGGGGATGGCGACCAGCTGCCTCTCGCCGAGGCGAGGAACCGGGCTGCGGAGATGTGCCAGACCGATGGGATGATCTTTCTGGATGTCGATTGCATTCCGGCCCCTACGATGCTCGAGACGTTTCGTCAGGCGTTGCGGGACGATCCGCGATTGTGGATGGGGAACGTGCGGTATCTGCCAGAAGGAGCGGCGAGCGACGGGTGGCAAATGGACGACTTGGATCGCTTGGCCGTCGACCATCCATTGCAACCACGCCTGCAGCCGGGAGAACGACAAAAGTCGCGGCGTTACGAGTTATTTTGGTCCCTCTGTTTCGCCGCCACCCGACCGACGTTTGATCGGATCGGCGGGTTCGATCGATCGTTTGATGGTTATGGAGGCGAAGACACCGATTTTGCGTTTGCCGCCCGTCAACAAAAGGTCCCGTTTGGTTTTGTCGCTGCGACCGCGTACCACCAACACCATCCAGTCTGCAAACCGCCGCTGAATCACTTCCACGCGATCGTTCGCAATGCGAAGCGATTCCAGCAGAAATGGGGCGTCTGGCCGATGGAATCGTGGCTGCACGGGTTCGCTCAACGCGGACTGGTCGAGTTTCAGCCCGCCGACGATCTACTGACGATCGTTCGCGAACCGAGTCCCGAAGAGGTTCGGCAGGCGCGGACCACAACCGCTGCAGGGTTCTAA
- a CDS encoding glycosyl transferase family 28 protein, whose protein sequence is MRGPTIGFYVHYHGLGHKHRTEAILQHLQIPATVVTSRIDTLDWNGPTLQQVVGIACDIDDVSPRGIPYARDVQSLHYAPLWCETITRRVAQYTAWLDAACPDVMVVDVSAEISMLTRLASIPQVVMRQHGDRNDPAHQDAYRAAHSMLAPFPKSMEDDQTPDWVRTKTIYLDGFCRQQSAPKDDRETVAGDGPAVPTIVVMFGRGGNADVHVRLAAAARRVPEYRWQVIGIAAPESTAPPDNLQYVGWVDDPMPYVTGAEIVVTAAGHNSVMELGHARQRLIAIAQQRPFDEQICKAAILDREGLAIGLSQWPDTDQWPDLLQRAERLAPRRWDAIFAGDGAAQAAAHLHRVATWSRRQRESNRRAVPCS, encoded by the coding sequence ATGAGGGGTCCAACGATCGGTTTCTACGTCCACTATCACGGGCTGGGACATAAGCATCGAACCGAAGCGATTCTGCAGCACTTGCAGATCCCAGCTACGGTTGTCACCAGCCGGATCGATACGCTCGATTGGAATGGTCCAACGTTGCAGCAGGTGGTTGGCATCGCGTGCGATATCGACGATGTCAGCCCGCGTGGAATCCCTTACGCACGCGACGTCCAGTCGCTGCACTACGCGCCGCTGTGGTGCGAAACGATCACGCGCCGCGTGGCGCAGTACACCGCCTGGCTCGACGCGGCGTGCCCCGATGTGATGGTAGTCGATGTCTCCGCCGAGATTTCGATGCTAACCCGATTGGCATCGATACCGCAGGTTGTGATGCGACAGCACGGCGACCGAAACGATCCTGCGCACCAAGATGCCTATCGCGCGGCACACTCGATGTTGGCCCCCTTCCCCAAGTCGATGGAGGATGACCAGACTCCCGACTGGGTTCGCACCAAGACGATTTATTTGGACGGATTTTGTCGGCAACAATCTGCACCAAAGGACGATCGCGAGACCGTGGCGGGCGATGGTCCTGCCGTCCCAACGATCGTTGTCATGTTTGGCCGCGGCGGCAATGCGGACGTCCACGTCCGCTTAGCGGCAGCCGCCCGGCGTGTTCCCGAATATCGATGGCAAGTGATCGGCATCGCGGCTCCCGAATCGACCGCACCGCCCGACAACCTCCAATACGTCGGTTGGGTCGACGATCCGATGCCTTACGTCACCGGGGCCGAAATCGTCGTCACCGCGGCGGGGCACAATAGTGTGATGGAGTTGGGACACGCTCGGCAGCGTCTGATCGCCATCGCACAACAGCGTCCGTTCGACGAACAGATCTGCAAAGCGGCGATCCTGGACCGGGAAGGCTTAGCCATCGGGCTGTCGCAGTGGCCCGACACCGACCAATGGCCCGATCTGCTCCAACGGGCCGAGCGTCTCGCCCCGCGCCGATGGGACGCCATCTTCGCTGGCGACGGAGCGGCTCAAGCGGCGGCCCACCTGCATCGGGTCGCCACCTGGTCTCGACGTCAACGTGAATCCAACCGACGGGCAGTCCCATGCAGTTAA
- a CDS encoding glycosyltransferase family 4 protein, producing MKIGIIGHLKFPMAKPFAGGLEAFTHSFVDALVARGHDVTLFAAGDSDPRLPVEPILPHATIPESLRRLGRVHDGWVDATEDEAYASLMARLAAADFDLIHNHSLNPIPLRFASTLPTQMITTLHAPVLPRVEEELAARQWQQCGRFVNISHANAMAWGRLVSDQTVIYNGIDTDFWKGRVTAAQPRAVWFGRILPEKGTHLAIAAARRAGLPIDVVGPVSDQAYFDDLVAPNVGSDCCYLGHKTHEQLCEIISSAAVAVITPCWDEPFGLVVAEALACGTPVAAFARGALPEILAPSVGRLAYPGDVEDLALAISEAVALNGEVCRRVAQERYSMDRMMDDYEALYRRVQLGVAA from the coding sequence ATGAAAATCGGAATCATTGGGCATTTGAAGTTCCCCATGGCAAAGCCTTTCGCAGGGGGGCTGGAAGCGTTCACCCATAGCTTTGTCGACGCATTGGTTGCACGCGGTCACGATGTGACGTTGTTTGCCGCGGGCGATTCGGACCCGCGGTTGCCTGTGGAACCTATTCTCCCGCACGCGACGATTCCTGAATCGCTGCGACGGTTGGGACGCGTCCACGACGGCTGGGTCGACGCCACCGAAGACGAAGCCTATGCATCGCTGATGGCTCGGCTGGCCGCTGCCGATTTCGACCTGATTCACAACCATTCGCTCAACCCGATTCCGCTGCGGTTCGCCAGCACGCTCCCCACACAAATGATCACCACGCTGCACGCCCCCGTGCTTCCACGCGTCGAAGAGGAATTGGCGGCGCGACAATGGCAACAGTGTGGACGTTTCGTCAACATCTCCCACGCCAACGCGATGGCTTGGGGACGATTGGTTAGCGACCAAACGGTCATCTACAATGGCATCGACACCGATTTTTGGAAGGGGCGTGTAACTGCCGCCCAGCCACGAGCCGTGTGGTTTGGAAGAATCCTTCCCGAAAAGGGAACGCATCTGGCAATCGCTGCGGCCCGTCGCGCAGGGCTGCCGATCGACGTCGTCGGTCCCGTTTCCGATCAAGCCTACTTCGATGACTTGGTCGCTCCCAACGTAGGAAGCGACTGCTGCTATTTGGGACACAAAACGCACGAACAGCTTTGCGAGATCATTAGCAGCGCAGCGGTGGCGGTCATCACTCCCTGTTGGGATGAACCCTTCGGACTCGTCGTTGCCGAAGCGCTCGCGTGCGGAACTCCCGTGGCCGCGTTCGCTCGCGGCGCGCTCCCCGAGATCCTCGCTCCATCGGTGGGCCGTTTGGCCTATCCAGGCGACGTCGAAGATCTGGCACTCGCGATTTCCGAAGCGGTCGCGTTGAACGGCGAGGTCTGTCGCCGTGTCGCTCAGGAACGTTACAGCATGGATCGCATGATGGACGATTACGAAGCATTGTACCGACGCGTTCAGTTGGGTGTGGCGGCATGA
- a CDS encoding MATE family efflux transporter: MPSNPPKTRPDPYGYRALLAVALPLAATVGCFSITLFTDRTLLMWYGPTSAAASVAAGNLYWAVVCIPVTAMGFLTPLVAMAMGNKRRRGAMIGRVWALVWQCLWLTLLFIPLLALIGWGAPAIFAAFGHPDDLARQESRYFRTLLLVAPASMLEAGLTAFFVGRRVTRPILRANIASAVLNVLLDYWFIFGGVGLPAMGVFGAALATAVAMWCKVAIFAVLLLRLQSFGRHRPQAWRPNLKLIREIIVPGSALGIQQLVRSSLFSFILLVIGAASVQGLAATSAALSLYQLLSIPAIGLATAVTVLTGQAYASAGFAPALQVIRRSANVGAAVAFGLAAALWTFPDALLQIPLGGLPAEQRQSLQPLAAQLLAYAAVYGIVDISSLVLGAAIKGIGKTFIVLFATALPGSISVVVGWIFAPDDASAVTYWWTVLILWAACQTAIISLGIARAARKSQRIAGSGS; this comes from the coding sequence ATGCCGTCGAACCCTCCCAAAACTCGCCCCGATCCGTATGGATATCGCGCGTTGTTGGCCGTTGCATTGCCGTTGGCTGCAACCGTTGGCTGTTTCTCGATCACCCTGTTCACCGACCGGACGCTCTTGATGTGGTACGGGCCGACATCGGCGGCGGCATCGGTCGCGGCGGGGAATCTTTATTGGGCGGTCGTTTGTATCCCCGTCACGGCGATGGGCTTCTTAACTCCGTTGGTCGCGATGGCGATGGGGAACAAACGACGCCGCGGTGCGATGATCGGCCGTGTCTGGGCGCTCGTTTGGCAATGTCTGTGGTTGACGCTGCTGTTCATTCCGCTGTTGGCGTTGATCGGATGGGGAGCCCCCGCGATCTTCGCAGCCTTCGGACATCCCGACGATCTCGCTCGGCAAGAGTCCCGCTACTTCCGCACGCTGCTGCTGGTCGCCCCCGCGTCGATGTTGGAAGCTGGGCTGACGGCGTTTTTTGTCGGTCGCCGAGTGACCCGACCGATCTTACGAGCCAACATCGCGTCGGCTGTCTTGAACGTCCTGCTCGATTATTGGTTTATCTTCGGAGGTGTCGGTCTGCCAGCGATGGGCGTTTTCGGAGCGGCGCTCGCGACGGCGGTGGCGATGTGGTGCAAGGTTGCGATCTTTGCAGTGCTGTTGTTGCGTCTGCAATCGTTTGGTCGTCATCGGCCGCAGGCTTGGCGGCCCAACCTAAAACTGATTCGCGAGATCATCGTTCCGGGTTCGGCGCTGGGGATCCAGCAACTGGTCCGCTCCAGTTTGTTCAGCTTCATCCTGTTGGTGATTGGAGCGGCATCGGTTCAAGGACTCGCAGCGACGTCGGCAGCGCTCAGCTTGTATCAATTGCTGTCGATCCCTGCGATCGGACTGGCCACCGCCGTCACCGTCTTGACTGGGCAAGCGTATGCGTCGGCAGGGTTCGCACCGGCGCTGCAGGTCATCCGCCGCAGTGCGAACGTCGGCGCCGCGGTCGCTTTCGGATTGGCCGCCGCGTTGTGGACCTTCCCCGACGCGTTGCTGCAGATTCCGTTGGGCGGTCTGCCAGCGGAGCAGCGGCAGAGTCTTCAGCCGCTCGCCGCACAGTTGTTAGCGTACGCCGCCGTCTACGGCATCGTCGACATTAGCAGTTTGGTTTTGGGAGCAGCGATCAAAGGCATCGGCAAAACGTTTATCGTCTTGTTCGCCACCGCCCTGCCGGGTTCCATCAGCGTCGTGGTGGGATGGATCTTCGCTCCCGACGATGCGTCAGCGGTGACGTATTGGTGGACTGTCTTGATCCTCTGGGCTGCCTGCCAGACTGCGATCATCAGTTTGGGCATTGCCCGTGCGGCACGGAAATCACAACGAATCGCGGGATCCGGCAGCTGA
- a CDS encoding FtsK/SpoIIIE domain-containing protein yields MNQRLQPPSFSREAAGSGVEISVSDVRQQIYLADPSSGTGSPSCCELGSAFHRLIASLLNSSLSELSTIFSGASVDDWSAELRDFGYRRELGPFLVGNAAALHGRGDAVMNLWAAVNEATHWLAELFWDHRQRQLRDGKRFNPCELANWFQAEVPLRLELTDAAWTQPVILKGVADSVLSLPGGRRCVIEYKLGKTAPQADLCQTTLYHQMLNDAGNSSLAVIGFLPKRSERLIEGDQIGDLQQQLKTLIGKLAGVDRPRVAPLPQRKPAPTATPVVSTSNPTTEADVQSIAKRLKAALNEADCESNFVGEPIIGPTFIRFTVNPARGVSPKKYLSIGDLLQIRLQSNRPPVIQTGAAITIDVQRPDRQFVAWDDIDLPASDPLHGCAKVLVGVGLDGKVRTADLADTTCSHLLVAGVSGSGKSEWLRTAVAGLIATNTPEQLQLVAIDPKRVAFHDLQGSPYLRCPVVFPGDADADIIAVLDELIEEMEERYASLDGCASLAEWINRHGKPVPRIVCVCDEYADIMLASTKQQKTIESRITRLGSKGRACGIHLILATQQPSRRTITGPIQSNLPGRVGLTMTSATESRMLFEQRGAEDLLMKGDLMFKDIGAPQRYQAVYLSDDQRRAIYLSSTRNVPTP; encoded by the coding sequence ATGAATCAAAGATTACAGCCCCCATCGTTTTCGCGGGAAGCCGCCGGAAGTGGCGTCGAGATTTCGGTCAGCGACGTACGCCAGCAGATCTATCTCGCCGACCCTTCCAGTGGTACCGGCAGTCCATCCTGTTGTGAATTAGGATCGGCATTCCATCGCTTGATCGCGTCTCTGCTGAACAGCAGCCTATCCGAATTATCGACGATCTTCAGCGGGGCGTCAGTCGACGACTGGTCCGCGGAGCTGCGCGACTTCGGATATCGGCGGGAACTGGGACCGTTTCTGGTTGGGAATGCCGCCGCCCTGCATGGACGTGGCGACGCGGTGATGAACCTTTGGGCCGCGGTCAACGAAGCGACCCACTGGTTGGCCGAACTGTTTTGGGATCACCGCCAACGCCAGCTTCGCGACGGCAAACGTTTCAATCCCTGCGAGCTTGCAAATTGGTTTCAGGCCGAGGTGCCACTGCGTTTGGAATTGACCGACGCAGCCTGGACGCAGCCCGTGATCCTGAAGGGCGTCGCCGATTCGGTCCTGAGCTTGCCGGGAGGACGTCGCTGCGTGATCGAATACAAGCTCGGCAAGACGGCTCCCCAAGCGGATCTCTGTCAGACGACACTCTATCATCAAATGTTGAATGACGCCGGCAACAGCTCGCTCGCTGTGATCGGATTCCTGCCCAAGCGATCGGAACGTTTGATCGAAGGCGATCAGATCGGCGACTTGCAGCAACAACTGAAAACGTTGATTGGCAAGCTGGCGGGAGTCGACCGTCCGCGCGTCGCGCCGCTGCCGCAACGCAAACCAGCGCCAACCGCCACACCAGTCGTCTCCACGTCGAATCCAACCACGGAAGCCGACGTGCAATCGATCGCCAAACGGCTGAAGGCGGCGTTGAACGAGGCCGATTGCGAATCGAACTTTGTCGGCGAACCGATCATCGGACCGACCTTTATCCGATTCACCGTCAATCCAGCACGCGGCGTGTCGCCAAAGAAATACCTGTCGATCGGCGACCTGTTGCAGATTCGTCTGCAAAGCAATCGACCACCCGTGATACAAACGGGGGCCGCGATCACCATCGACGTTCAACGTCCCGACCGGCAGTTTGTCGCATGGGACGATATCGATCTTCCCGCGTCCGATCCGCTGCATGGTTGTGCCAAGGTACTCGTCGGGGTCGGCCTGGATGGGAAAGTGAGGACCGCCGACTTGGCGGATACCACCTGTTCGCATCTGTTGGTCGCTGGCGTCTCGGGCAGCGGCAAGAGCGAATGGTTGCGGACCGCCGTCGCTGGGTTGATCGCAACGAACACGCCCGAGCAATTACAGCTTGTCGCCATCGATCCCAAGCGCGTGGCGTTCCATGATCTGCAAGGTTCCCCCTACCTCCGCTGCCCCGTCGTTTTCCCGGGCGACGCGGACGCCGACATCATCGCGGTGTTGGATGAATTGATCGAAGAGATGGAGGAACGTTACGCGTCCTTGGACGGGTGCGCGTCGCTCGCCGAATGGATCAATCGTCACGGGAAACCGGTTCCGCGCATCGTCTGTGTTTGCGACGAATACGCCGACATCATGCTCGCATCGACGAAGCAGCAGAAGACGATCGAAAGCCGTATCACGCGACTGGGCTCCAAAGGACGCGCCTGCGGGATCCATCTGATCCTGGCGACACAGCAGCCGAGCCGCAGGACGATCACCGGACCGATCCAATCGAATCTTCCCGGCCGCGTCGGACTGACCATGACGTCGGCAACCGAGAGTCGGATGCTGTTTGAGCAACGTGGCGCCGAAGACCTGCTAATGAAAGGGGATCTGATGTTCAAAGACATTGGTGCCCCGCAGCGCTACCAAGCGGTCTACCTCTCCGACGACCAACGCCGCGCGATCTATTTGTCCTCGACGCGAAACGTCCCCACGCCCTAG